Genomic segment of Coturnix japonica isolate 7356 chromosome 24, Coturnix japonica 2.1, whole genome shotgun sequence:
gggcactGATCTGTCTGCTCCTGGGCATCTTCCCATCAGTTCTGGGGGGAAATCCCGTCCTGGCTGCACTGTGGAGCTtaggagaaagaaggggagCTTGGCACGTCCTCCAATCCTGCTCCAGTAGAAGAAGGTCACTCGCTAATCCCCCTCAATGACGGGCAGCATTACCTCAAGATGATTTAATTGGAAGGGCTGGGGGCTGACGCACTGTGGGGGCATTCCCTGCCGGAGGATCCCAGCCTTCATCCACACTATTCCCCATGGTTTTAGGGACGGGGTCATCAGCAAAGGCTTCAAGACATTGTCTATATTTACGTGGATTCTTTTGCCTGTGTGAGTCATTAACTCAGTGCCTGGTGCACCTTGTCCTGCAGAACAGAACCAAGTTAACACATCTCAGGGCCATCCTCTGTGCTATATTTAAAGCCGGATCCCTATAACAGGAGGTTTAAAAATAACCAAGGCAGCACCGAGATTATAAATAGTGCTCAGGTCCAGCCTGACTTGGGGTCACCAACACAGCACGACGCAACTCCACCAACCACACTCGTGACTGCAGCACTCGGCTCAAGCTCAACccgctcctcctgcagctgacacAGCTGTCCCCAGCAGGACTGCAGCAGTGCAAGCAGCGGCCGCAGACATCGCCTGGGGGCAGCTTGGAACCGGTGGGACCACAGGGACATGCTCAGGGCAGGCAGCTTCCAGACATCTGAGTTTCATACAAAGGGCAGAAAGCAGCGATCGTGCCCAGCTGTAGGGTTCTAATGAGAggatgcagcagagcagccctcagcTGGCACTGAGCGATGGGAGCAGGATGTGTACCCAAGGGATCAAGCTCCCCATCCTTAGAGCAAATAGATTCTAGTGTCTTCATGCCTTTTCTAAAGGCCTCTGATCGTTGCGTGCCAGGAAAGTGGCAATAAAGTGGTGCTGGGGGACATGGAGGTCCCATTCAATACTGAGCCCCCTCCTTGTGAGCCCGTGACATGACCATGGCTTGTGGTGCTGGGCACAGCCCCCACAGTGCTAAGGAAGCAGCAGTAATTTCCCAGCCTTGCCCCCTCATATCCTTCTTGGTAACAAAGCAAGCAGATGAGCGAGAGATTAGTCACTAATCCCCCCATGAAGATGAATCTAAAAAGCTGGACCTTGGGTCCATGTGTGTGGCTGGGCTGGAACAGATGGGAAATGAGTGTCATCAGAAAGTtactgctttcctcctctccttttttcctatCTATTTTTTACAGCAGGATATTTTCTTGCAGCGACGCTGTACCCCAAGTGacatcccagctctgcctccatcccatctccccCAGGTAACCCCTGGGAGCAGCTGCTCAGAGTACAAAtgtttgcaaagtgcttttGAGGATGAGGAGGTCGGTATAAAGTCCAGCCCCGTTGCAACACGGAAACTTTCCAGGATCTCTGTCTCCTGGAGCAGGGactcagcacacagagcagcctctGGGCCACTGCTCCTCTATGGGAGCCCCAGGGACAACTGGCAGCACCTCTCATGGTGTTTATTAAAGGGCTGGAGGAGGGTTGGGGCCTTTAATCCTCCTGGGAAGAACCCAGGCACCGCATTCTCTGCCCACAGCCCCTCTCCCCTGCCAGACCTGCAGCTGTTCTTGCCAACTCTCTCCTCGGGGTTCCTGAGGCTCAGGGGATTTGCATGCTTCTTGTTTAACCCTCCTGCGTACAGGGAGAGGCAGCCAGTAAGATGGGTTTCCCTTGAAGCAATGCTGGCCATGCAAGGGGACAAAACCCTTTGTTTCTTGGAGGCGTCCTCTCCCAGAAGCCAGCCCAGAGCATCCCCCCATTTGCAGGAATGGGGTGATTGGTGATGCACACAAAGCAGGGCCATGCTAAAACACTGTCTGTAGGGGAGAAGGAGCAGAGCGTGGGGCTGACGatggctttcagagcagctctgctctctgttgcACCCAGTTTTTCCTGCCTAGCCAGCGGTGCCTTCTTCTATCGCAGCAAAACCAACAAGACACGAAAATGATCGAGGCCACACCCAGGAATTAGAGGTATAAGCCTGAATTTCCCCCCACACAACTCCTCTGAAAGGCAGGAACAAACAGCAGCGCTCTGACCGTGACCGCCAACTGAAACAGTGTGTTCATGGAAATCCTCACCACAAATATACAGCTCCAAAAGCGTTAATGCCAAAAGCCTTCTGCTCACCTCAGCTTATCTCAGCCCCAGCAGCGGAGCCAGCACACAGCTTGCAGGAGTGGTGTGAGCATGGCGTGGAGCTGCAATGCAAGGGTCCAGGTGGGAGCGATGCTGCTGGCACTCTTCGGCTGGGTCTCATCCTGCGTCACCACCTTTGTGCCTCTCTGGAAGAACTTCAACCTGGACTTGAATGAATTGGAGATCTGGACCATGGGGCTGTGGCAGGTGTGCATCATGCAGGAGGAGGGGGCCACGGAGTGTAAAACCCACGACTCCTTTCTCGCCCTGCCGCTGGAGCTGCGCGTGTCCCGCGTCCTGATGTGCCTCTCCAATGGGCTGGGGCTCCTGGCGCTTGTATTTGCCAGCGTGGGTTTGGACTGCTGGAAGACATGCGAAGGAAAACCCAATGCCAAGAAACAGTTTCTGCTCGCTGGAGGAGCAGCGTTCAGCATGGCAGGGGTCACCACTCTCGTGCCAGTCTCCTGGGTCGCCTACACCACAGTCCTTGAGTTCTGGGATGAAGCCATTCCCGACATCGTCCCGCGGTGGGAGTTTGGCGAGGCGATGTTCCTGGGGTGGTTCGCTGGGTCCTTCCTCATGGCAGGTGGGTTGCTTCTTATCTACAGCACCTGCCTGAACCGGACTGGGACGCCCGCTGTACCTCCAGCCACCCGCCCGCTGCATCCAGAGACACACAGCCCAGCCACGATGTCACCGTGCAGCCACCCCTCACACCCCAAAAACACCGACCTGGTAATCTGAGACTGCGGATTTGGGCTGTTTGGATTTCAGAGACGGCTCTCACATGTTAAGGGATGATTTACTGATTCCTAAGACTGTACATTGCagcttggttttcttccatctgTGTCTGTCTGCTTCACTTTTTGggttcccccccccttttccaAGCAATGCTTGCAAACTGAGCCCAGTGTTGTAAGCCACAAAGGCAAACAGAGCAGTAAAGAGCACTTTGTATTTCTGGCTACATTTGCAATATACTCACTGATTACACTGTGTTGGGAATCCCCAATGGCTGGGAATGTATTTGCTGTAAGACCTCTATCCGCGCTGAAAAGCTCGTTCCTTGAATGtccatttcattttgatgtactctaaataaattatttcagccaTCAGCAGTGTGTTTCTGTGCTCCGAGAGCAGAACATCCCACATGGGGTGAGCGTGTGATGATGAGAGCACGGGAAGAGCGGGGGTGAAGGGTGTGGGTTGTAGGGAACGAGGCCACTGCTTGAGTGGTTCATTGAGCAAAGCTCAAGGGGAAACATAAGGAtggaggggagagaggggagaCAGAAACACGAGCTGATGGTCAACTGCAAAGTTGACCAAGTTGCAAACATAGCAGAAACCTTCATTTAGAAGGTTCTACAGCAGAACTGTTTACCTGGGCATCAGAGGCAAAGACCATAGAAAGGTGCTATTTTGTGGGTTCTGTGAGGATCTCACCCCCAATTTCTTGATTCAGCTCAAAAAAGAAACTAAACCTGCTTCTACAGCTGCTCCTAACGCAACAGAACACCAGGTTGGGCTAACACCAAGAACCCCCGCTGCAGGAAGCCCACTGTCACAGAGCTATTTGCAGCTGAAATAAAGGAAGCCTCCGCCCAACAGCAGCGCTCCTTCAGGAACCAAAGTTCACCGTTCTTCAAAAGCCCCATTTTGAAATCCGCACTTTGGTCCGGCGAAGAGTCAAAAATGGAAACAcgtgggggaagaaaagagactATTCCCAAACACTTTTCACCTGGTGGAGGGATTGCTgggggcacagctcagctcagaggGACCCAAAGAGCCACAGCAACGGAGTGTGCACTATGGAGGGGCCAGAAGGGCAGCATTCTTGCCTGATGAATGCACTTTTCAGACACAAACGTAGgtgatttttcttcagagttACACAAACCCATGAAGCAGAGACTCTATTTTGACTTGAACTCATCACCCACACCCTTGGGAAATGAAGACACAGCAGGGGGAGGGAGAACAACAGCAAATAACCTGGTCACCTGGAAGTCAGAATGCTTTAGGATGACACAATATTGCAAAACTTACCTTGAAATTGTGGCCGTTTCCTTGCTGTGCAGGGTGAGCAGTGACGGAGAGTGTGGCACCAAGAGCTCTGTTATAAACCCTAGAACCCTAAGATATAAAGCAGAGTAGCATCATTCCAGGGTCTTCTCCATCACAACAGAATGGAGCAAGGTAgcaaggctggaaaagcagcagctcttgctcTGTGACAGCCATCAGTTGCAATGAGCCATCAGTTGCAACAGGCTTGGCTCACTTGAGTTTGAGTTTCTACAGATCATTGTTCCAGCCTTCAAGAGAACTCAAGATAAACCAACTCCCACAGGGGTTAGTTATTCCTCTATAGGAACTGATGGAGCAATGGGACCTGGCTGACAATTTCACTCAAACACAGCTTTGCTAATTACAACCAATGCTGCACCAGGAAGAAGCCCCACAAACATCTGTCTTCCATTTGGCCAAAAACACccttatttctctcctttcctcctcagctgctgaaaaGAATCTGTGTTTTCTCAGCGTGATGACAGAAGGTAAAGGCTCCATTATAACGTAGGATCACGTTAGCAGCTCAATATGcaattaaatgtttcatttcccCAATTAATGGAGAAAATAGAGATTTTTGGCTGCTAGAAAACATggatttttcctcctctttacTAACTCGATGTGAATGCATTATTTCCTGTTGCTTGCTTTGGAACAGCAGATCCCCAACctctaaaacaaaaccagctaacacagagctccctgcagctccaggggaagcacagcccttcccagcaCATCGATAtctgcagacacagcagggcagggtgcATGGCCTTCAGTTACAGCAGCACCGAGCTGAACCCTTGGTCACACTGCTCAATCTGAATAACAGAGAACAGTGAGATAGAAAACCAGACAGCACCGTAACCCGGCACAGTGTGTCCCACCTGTAGTTAACTAAAGGTTCGGTCAGATGCATCACAGCCAGTGCTCCCATTGTGGCATGCTTTGGCTAATGGAAGCATCAGCCACAAACTAGATGAGCTGCAGTGTATGCTGTGAGCTGTATTTAACCCATAGGCATAGCACGacctggctgctctgtgtgtcaCAACATCAAGGTGCTGCTGTAGATTTCGTTGGAATTCCTGCCTTCTCAGGGATGAGCCGAAGCTGCCAGGTCTGAAGAGCAAACGAAACTCTGTGCTCACAGTCAGTGAACTCAACTCTTCCTCCATCAAAACACACAGACGCCCCCCACACTGtcccaacagcagcaggagagaacTCTGAGCTCCCAAGCACTTCATTGCCGTTACAGACCCAAAGAGGAGCCAtcaaccacagcactgcagagctatCAAGTGCTCACACCTGGAGCCAGACACTCCTGCATTGCTTTGCCAATtgattgcttttcctctgcttccctttcttcctgctgtagCCAAGAGGAACCCCCCCTTAAGGCATAACAAacagaggggaaataaaaaccaaaagaacaacacacaaacacacaaacgGAACTTTTTCATTCTAACATagaacaaatgcttttattgcACCTTTAGAGAAACTGCATAGTCCTAACAAACAGGCTTCCTCCTCCACTTACTCAGAACCCAGTTTGGTTTAAACAACTTTCAAGAGTTCAAACACAATCAGAGGCTGCCAGCAAAAGGAACTCCGAACAAGGCAACGTTTTTTCTTACAGGAAGTTAATTAAAAAGGGGCTGATTCTATGCCTTGCAGTTATCATCACTCATCCAGCACCGAACATCCACCAGAGGTGAGAAACAAGCTCACTTTCAAACCCAAGATGGTAATACACCCCGGGGCAGTTATGCCCTGAACCAGCCAGCTAACACCGCAGCACTCATAAAGCATCCAGCTCCATCCTGTCCCTTGTCACTGCCATTATTTGATTGTGCTTTTCTCAGAGGAAGAAtcctgctccttttcttttgccagTTAGAACACAAAAGGGAAATGCTTGTTTAACTCATCTGAAATATGCAGTTGCACACGTGGCTGCACACAACACACAGAGCGAGCGCTGCTGTTCCTCCCAGACAGAAGTTTGGCAAGATCTGAATAAATAAGGCAGCTAATAATTTAGGAAGATGTAAACGTGTCTGATGGATCAATGACAGCCAATAGCTCAGCTCACCAGATAAAACCAAGCCCTTCCTCTGCTGTTGATGCCATTCCCATGGATGTGTGCTTGCTGGACAGCATACAAAGTTGCCACAATAGTAAAGATATCCTCGTCTGGTCCTAAGAAAATGAGGCAGGTGGAACTGCCAGGTACCTGCTGTGCCATATTAGTACAGTGGTTCACATCCTTTGCATTCCAACTTAACATCTTATCTCAAAAGTGCAATATTGCTTTTCAATCGCTCCTATTTACAAAGCACACAGGTCTCAACACGAAATCACCTCTTCCCTTCTGTAAATACCACCTGGCAGGAGGATGCTGTGCACGGATGCTTCACAGTGTGTCACTCCGAGGTGCCAGCTCTGCCATCTACTTCACAGTCACGGTCGAGGCGTCGTGGATGGACTCCATCACTGCTGCAAAGCGGCTGCAGAGATCGTATGGGGAGTTGGGACGGATCTTTGGGGGCTCTTTTAGTATCACCACCTCCGTGGAGCCGTCGAGGAGGCGGGGAAGCAGCTCACCCAGCCTGATCTGCAGGCTTGCTGCAGAGGGAGGAGAGTGATATAATCATAATCAATGggactgaaacagaaatagccAGAGGTGCTACAACACTAATTTTAAGATCCTTAAGGAAGTGCTTTAAGCAGCCCCTTCATTCTTTTCTAGTTAAGGCCTAGACACAGCCCTAACCACTAACAGCACGAATAAGGTAATGCAGGTGAGCATTCACCATTCCCTACCGTCCATGTCTTCTCGTCCCAGATAGGAGCACCAGCAGTTTCTCATGACCTCAATGGCATCCAtgtcttctctggagatgtcaAAGTTGTTAATGAGGTGCACACAGGGGATGATCAGCTCATTCAGGATGCTAATGCCCTCTGCCACGTCAGCTTCCTCGCAGCTTACAAACAGAGATGATGCCACCTCATTCAGCTTCtaggagaggagagagaatcTGAGAAAGCTCTTTAAAAAGCCATCGTGGTCTCCTGATAATCAGCACGCTGTGATAATAGGCACATAGCTCAGCTCCTGGGCTGCTCTCACCCCTCCACAACCCTCCCAAATGGCTTGAGAGCTCCTCCTTTACACACCAAGAGACACTTCCTTCTATACAAGGTGATCAGCGATTCATTCACTCCTCTGTTGGCTCCCTTCTTCAGCAGAGCGGTGTTGCTTTGGTAGGCATAGATCAGGTAGGTCAGGGACTCCTTGTACCTACAAGAAAAGAGTTAGATGTCCAGCTTGCAAGCTCTGGAACTCCAAAATGTGCTTAAACCCATTACAGTGCCTAATTCAAGACAGTTCAGTTTTAGCACAGCAGTCCAAAGGGCCAAGAAGTGATGGCAATTGTACAGCTTCACCGGGATAAAGATGAGGGCATGCTAAGAACAGACACCTCGCTGGTGTACTCAGCACAACCAGGGCTGGCCCTGCATTCAAGGGAGGGCAAACAGCGAGTCAGGAATAAACTATACTGTCCTCCATCACAAAGCTGAATGGAGACTGGCTATCACAGGTCTGAAAGAAGTAGTCCTGCCAAAACAAGCTCCAGCCCAGAAGTAGAGGCTATCTTGTCTAAAGTCaccattaaaataaacttaCTTTCTATTCTGGTACAGCTCCAGCCCTGTAAGCAGGTAAACAGACACCTTCCGAAAAAGACTGTAGTCTTCGTGCCATTTCTgttgaggaagaaaacaacgTCAGCGTCACTTCCAACACGTTTTCACACTCTTTCACAACTCACAAGTGTATTGTGAAGAGTTTAAAATTCTCTCAGAAGCCACAAATTGATTCAGTCAACTGCAAACCATCCCTTAAAGCTCAGCTAATTCCCTCCTGCTTTCTATGCATGCACTGCTCTGAACCACATTCCCAGTTTGGGAGACACGAGCTCTGACTGCAAGAAGGCCAAATGTGGCACTTACCTTATACTCCTCCATATTGACCTCATCAGGACCGATCTCTTTCAGTTTATCTCGTGCTACCTTCATAATGCTAATTGACCTGCCCCGCATaggaagagatgagaaaatgagaaggatGGCCTCAGTTGCTTCCAGATGAGAGAAACTTCATCTCGGAACCCACTGAACAAACCTTTCATCGTAGCTGAGGTTCTTGTCTGCAAACTGCTCAAGGAGGGTCCGTTCCACAATCTGCTGGGGAGCATCGTTCTGAAGGAAGTAAATGAGCACATGCTGCAACCGGGCATCGTTCTGAGGGGTTGGGGTCTCTTTGGAAAGGAGATAGAGCCTGGAGTACTCCTCATGGAATGCCTGGCAagaaagcacacacacattGAGACATCCACCCTTTTACCAGTCTGAATGCTGCAGCGGCTGATGTGGAGCCTAAAACTGTCCTAGAATGATGGGATGCCCATTTGGGATAACTATCTCCGCTGCttagctgtgctctgctggtgACTAGAAGCTCATAAGCATTGGGAACAACGTATTCCAAACTAGAAGCACATGCATCAAACATGAGGTTTTCTGAAGCATCCAGGTATCTGAACGGCTTCCTGAGAGAGTGGGATACACAAAACAAGTTTGGTAATCCTCTTATGTGAGCAAAGGAGTTGTCAACATCAACTGTAATGCTCTTAGATCTGTGAGTTTATCGTCATTTATATTCCCATAGATAAAGAACACAGGAGATTTCGCCCCGTGCTGTATTTTTAACTAAATCTACCTGGTGGTAAAACCATCAGAGCCAACATTTGGCAGCTTGTGTTGTTTCAGATCCCCTCATTCCATGCACTCTTTTCACCTTTTGCAAGGCAAGTTATCATGAGCATGCACATTCCAGAGCTCAACTAATGTCATGAGTGCTCACGTCCTGACAACAGCACCAAGGACGTGCAACAGAtgctgaaagacaaagaaagccTCACTTTTAAACCCAGACCAAGCGAATTACCAACACTGAAAGAATaagcagcacaaacagcaaagaGCCTTCTGGGAGAAGGCAGCTCTTACAAGTTGGGATGCAAGGATGTGGCGTTATGCAAGCACAAGCACAACTGCAGGACAGAAAAGCCATTATCTAGAACAACAACTGCTTGGCCCTCTCCCTTCACTTGCTTGGTATGTCTTTATACAAAGCACAGAGCCTTCATATTGCGAACACAGATCTCCATGCTTGTGGAAATGAAGCAGATGAGGATACCTTGACGAGCCCTGCTTCAGACCCATCGCGATCAAAGGTCTGGCGGGCTTTTGCAATAGCCAGGATGACACCTTGCATGGCTGGACTCAGCATCACCTGCcatggaaagcaggaaaagaaacacaaacgAGAACGAGGAAAACAGTAACAGacaggaggagaagagaaaacatggtgaagaaaggaaagaacttgGAATGTGAAGAACACCAGCCATAACCCCTCTGCATCCCATTCAGTTTCCCTCACCAACACAAGAGAGCAGTGCATGTGGCAGAGGACTGTGCTAAGTTCATACAGGCAGGCATTAAATAAACTCCATCAGTACCAATCTCTGCATTCCTTTAAGAGAACTCCACTTCTAGAATGTGAAAAGAcaactgtgtgtgtgagtgagGTTAACCAGGTTCAACAGACCAGGAGCTGGGATACTCCGAGTTACACTGCGAGTGCTCCATCTCTTCGACACATATAGGACAAAGCTCTGTAGGCA
This window contains:
- the CLDN25 gene encoding putative claudin-25; this encodes MAWSCNARVQVGAMLLALFGWVSSCVTTFVPLWKNFNLDLNELEIWTMGLWQVCIMQEEGATECKTHDSFLALPLELRVSRVLMCLSNGLGLLALVFASVGLDCWKTCEGKPNAKKQFLLAGGAAFSMAGVTTLVPVSWVAYTTVLEFWDEAIPDIVPRWEFGEAMFLGWFAGSFLMAGGLLLIYSTCLNRTGTPAVPPATRPLHPETHSPATMSPCSHPSHPKNTDLVI